In the Salvia miltiorrhiza cultivar Shanhuang (shh) chromosome 8, IMPLAD_Smil_shh, whole genome shotgun sequence genome, CAACATATCAAATCCATGGTTATGAATGGCACAAAAGCATGCAAGCAGAGCTATCTCCAGAAGATTCCAGGGACTGTTGCTTTCAACAAGACCTAGAAGTGCAGCATAGATACAAAAATAAGATCCGtgaaagaaaatggaaaaataaagtaattatCCGAAGGAATTCCAAACCTAGCTGTGATAGCACTTCCAAACTTATGGAGCCTTTCTGTTCCAGTTTAGTGGAGACCAGATTTAGCTGAAGAATGTATAAAATCGCAAAATGAGCCTCACACAAAAGAATAAGGGATTGGCGCATCCTTTTATCAATTCTATGGCTCAAAAGATAGCCAACAAAGAACATCACTGAAAACAGAGAAAGATAAGAAACTAATCAGAATATTAAGCAAGGTTTCACTATTTTTATTAGGTTAAAAACGAAATAGGAAATTCATCTGTCAGAATTGCACATACTATAAACTGCATGAATGAAACCAGGTTTGGTGGCGATCAGGAAGATCAGCAGCAGCATTATTGGCCGAGAAGATTTGCGCATCACCCAAGCAATTGTAGCCACTACTAATACTTTTGCGCCTTCTTTCACTGAAATTACATAGGAAACagatgtaaattatttttgaatttccGAAGATGACGGCAGAATAAGCAGGTCTACCTTCCTCAGTCTCACTCTCAGTAGAGAATCGCCCTTCCTCATTTGATAGGCATAGAAATACGGAATTGCTTACTAGATTACCAAGAGCTACAAGAACCCCAAGACAAAACTGTGCTAAAAGGAAGAAGCCGGGTATTGGATAGTGCCACAGCCCAACCATCTCCCAGATCTCCATATCCTGATTAAGATATATGACAACTTCCATGAATGGCTTACAACCATAGCTTCCAAACTCAAATTGAAGATCTAGAATACAAGAAAGTACCTTGCCAAGTTTCCAGTTCACGTATGCAAAAGCCACATTGAAAATATACGTGCTCACAGCCCACAAGAGAATGAAGACAAGAAGCAGACCATTCAAATGGTGAAGATGGAACACGGACGGAAAAGCATACATAACATACCCAACATATGCAAGTAATCCAAATGCACAGATACTTGCAAAGTGGAAGCTCCAATATGAAAGAGCGAACAAGGATATCTGCCATATTCACATCTGAAACTTCATTATATAAGCAAGGAAAATACATATGACCACTAACATTTGGGATATTTGGTTCTATCCTCAAAGGATTATTTATCATGTTTTACAACACGTACAGGGTAGCCATAAGTAAACCAGTTGATGCTAAAAATCCTGAAAATCGGTCCCCTTAATAATATATTGGTATGCCTTACACCAGACCTGCGGACAAGAAAACAGCTAATTAATATTCAGATGAATAAGAGCTGTGCTTGCTTCCCTGATGGAGCAGATAGACAACAAGTCCGTTGCTCAAATGTCTAGCACTAGAGATTTCCATCAGAAGAGGCAATCAGTAGATAACAACAAGTCTCATAATCAGCGCACCTTAGCTGACGAACAAAAAAAGAATTTCTTGAGGGAAGAAGTTGTTCTGTCAAGCTGCCTTCTCCCATGGACATAATGAATTCCATGTCTTCTAAATCATGCTTCACACAAGAAAGCTGCACAGATATCAATCAGTCACTACTTCTGCAAGTAGAAGGATCATTGCCTTCTTTATGATTTGCAGCAGAAACTGTAAGTAATTGCTACACGATTCATGTTGAGTTTAGGCAAGATTGGAAGAAATAGTCCAAATAGATTTATTGTGTCTTCATGCTAAAGGTCATACTACACTATTGGAGACATTTTCTCCAAGGTAGATACCAATCGAGTCAATAgcaaaaaatattcaaatataaaaacTGTCTCCTCTACTTAGTGTAACATATGGAACCCCATAAAACATGCTTAGCTTTGAGGTATGATTTCATGTCAGGGATTTTAAGTTTGTAAAGTAAATGTTAGGCACATTATTGATCCAAGACTATTCGCTTAGGATTTATATGCGTTAAAATGACGTGAaatgcataaataaaagatcaGACCCTGATATGTTGATCATAAGCAAAATGGCAAATTTGGTCGAGTTGATAACTTAGACGACAAAAGCATACCATATAATAGAAGACCATCAGGGAAGTACCAGAACATATTTGTTGCCAGTCGGAATCCAGAGAAATTTTGTACAGACCAATCGAGTCAGCAATCACTTCAAACATTTTTGGAAACCCAACAGGGAGCTGATAAATATAAAGCAGGCTAATGACGAAACCAGCATATGACCAGAGCAGCTTCCACCACCTACAAGTCAAGTATAAGAACATAAGCTCTGATGCGATAAGGTTCTTTAATTTATCCAATTATCTTTATAAAAGAAGATGACATCTGtaactatgaaaggatgaaataCCTGAACAGACCTAAAAAGTTGCTTGTTAGAGACCAATCAACAAGACCAACACAGCTGCAAATGAAAAATGGCAAAGATAGCCAAGAAGGATAGCTGATCCCCGAGACCAACTGAACAGCAGGCAGCGAGACGCAAGAAGCTAACCTAACATGATAACCTTCAtttgtggaaaaagaaaagacaaAGAAACTATATTATTATGAGATGACCATGTAATTTTGAAATAGAATATTACTCATTTCactcataaataaaattgaagatacACAAAATGTATAGAAAGTGCATGACTAGAATTTGTTTCTCTCTGACAAATACTGAACTTAAGAACGAAAACACAGTCAACTTGGACGAACCTATTTGATTAAAAACTGAAGATATATAGCCCCAGAAAGAATCTTGGAAGCCACAGAAAGAACCTCCATATTCTATAAAGCCAAATTTGTTCCTGTTGATCTCAGTTAAAGCAACGAATCCCACTAATGATTCTACAACCAGGAAATAGATGACTTTTGGAGATCTCCATGAGTGAAACCTGAAAATGCATATTTAACACATTAAACAGTTATCAACAATTTGTGTTGATATACTGAGGTATAATGAAGCAGTAAAGATATTGTCCTATATTTTGCTTGAAACCTTATCTTCTCCATTTTTATACCATTTAACACCTTAGTTAATTGTTCTATATAACTACCAGTATTCACAAATTGTAGCAAAATTTTGAGAAATCCTACTTCATTAATCCAAGTAGCTTTATCCACCAGGCATCTGCAATGCTCCATTCCGAATCCCGAGTAGCACATAGAGTAAGAAAAATCACTTGTAAGAATATAACCAGTGCCGCGAATATGAAAACAAACCACAAGGATAGAACCCTTCCTTTGAATCGAAACCCTGCACCAAAAGAAAACGAGGAGAAAGAATACAGACATCATTTGGTTGGAAATGGGATAAGACAATCATACAACAAGAAAACAACAATGCAGCAAGTCATGCAATCACAGTAAATATGAGAGATGCaaacatttttaatttctttttaataataataaaaaaaatcagagagaaaagaaaaagtgcACAAAACGTATTATGCCAACAAGTAAGTTTCTGATGAAGTAGCCTTATTCAAAAGTCCAAAAGCCAAAGCTCTACCTCTTTTTGGGGCAGTAAACCGCAGAACAAGAGAAGTCGTCAAATTAATGAAAGAAATCAAGCTCCAATTCAGTAACCCAGCTGCAAAAACCACAAAGGTCATAATAAGAATAGAATCAAACTACAAAACTTTATAAATGCATAAAAAGGTGAAATCATGCAGAGCAACGTTCAAATTGATATTCAAGTTATATTTTGAGGAATGCTACATCATTTCCAATATCTACTCTTTATAACTTAATCCCAATTTATATTAAATCCCTAATTTATCATAAAAAGttcaaagaatcaaagaaagaaCAGGGACAATACGATTTCATCTCCACAAACATGCATTCAAGCACAAAATTGcccactctctttctcttcaACCTTCAAGGGTGTGATTATAATTCTTAAACAATCATGCGTGAATCTTGCGTGAATCCTAGGAATCACCACAATAATACATTTTCTGGTGTAATAAACACAGAAAATTTGATTCAGTACCTGACAAAAGAAGCAATGGCAATACAAACCCACCCAGAATACTTCCCATAATTACCCTTTTCACCATGCAATCTCATATTTTCTCCATGTTCCGGAAAAGCTACGATTTTTGCATTGCCATCATCGTCAAAAAGAACTAAAAGGAGGAAAGCAAACCAAACCTATCTGATCAAGAAATAGGTATTTACACAAACATCAAGAGTTTTCTATCTAGAATTAAATATCAATGCCGTTCAAGAAAAATGAGAAGGCACTAAATTCAGTTTATCGaaaaaatttacataaaaaCAGTGggcaaattgaaaattttctacTTATATATAGTGTCATCATAATCGTGACAagccaaaaataaattaataaaattattaatattgggACTCAATGTTACTATAGATATTCCACATAAATATGTacgaaaaattatatattaaagtaAACGTTAAAATCGCTAGAAAAGATGGTGTTTAAGCCAATGAGATATTATTGTTAAGGATGTCTTCGGCCGTTATGGCAATTGGCAAGAGAGAATTGTCATTCTGATTCATGTGTTTTGGCGGTAATGGGCCGACTGTACCAGTTGTGGGCTTTTAGTGGGCCCACTTAAGTAATGGCCCAATGAGTGTAATTTAgtcaaatttaaatgaattgTGCCGAGCTGAGTCTgactaaaataatttaaattccaACTCGGTTTGAACTTAAACGAGCTTTATTTTTGGAGCTGCTCGATtcgtttaatattttttatacaaagttctaaaaaattaatattatgtcttaattcatttgaaatttttaaCACGATTTACTAATGATTTAATAGATTTACCCATTATGAAGAACAATTCAAATTGCTTGAAGTTCGAATTCCAATTAACTCCAAACAAGCTTGCCAACTTGTTGAGTTTAGTATCATTGACTTCAAAAtttatactattatttgattatttaacCTCAGCTTCAACTCGACTAATTCCAATTCCAAGGTTTGTTGGACACCCTACCAAATGGGAGTGCTTTTGCCTACTTTTATTCAAATAAATGAATCATATCTTTAGTATTACTAAAAATATTGGGCTTCGAAATCAAATGGGCTTCTGAATATAAATTGTAAATTTTGGCGAGCAAACGACGTCGTAGTAGTGAAGAATGTTGGTTTGCAAGTCCCAAGTCTCAGCTCACAGAGGTTATCGACAACGTTAAACAAACATGACCGCTCTAACCTCATCCTCTCTCTTCGACTCCCAAATTTTAAGATTTTCATCTTCATCCTTTTCACACCCCAGAAATTCTTCCATCAAGATTCGGTTTCCCATCAAAATTACCAGAATCCGAGCGAGTTCAAACGAGCTACACATCAAAACGGACCAAGAATCTGAAGAAGATGTTCAACAACCTGATAATGATGAAGGAACTCAAAAGGGAAGCAAGAATTCAAGTGGGACAACATCAGCATTAGACAAAGATCTCAAAAAGGCGAGTCATTTCTctcaattatataaaaaaaattaaaatgagctAACTGTTCTAGAAGATAACTTATTCACTGCTGTTCGATTTATACTAGCAAATAGAAAGATGTTTACTTTctcaatgaaataaataaattgaagcaTACTTCGCATTCGGAATTAATGGATGAATATTAGTTTGTGCTTGTTAATTAACTAGTGACTTTCAGTAGATGTCTTCATCTTTGCATATCTAAGTAGTGCATTTTCTTTAGAAAATTCCTGTGTACATGGTTACACGATACAAAATTCTTGTAGAAAGAAATGGTATCAGTCCAATTTTGCTAAAGAAATATCGAATCTTTGATTCTTTATGTGGGAAGAAGATGAATCGATGATCATAATTGTGATGGCATAACCTCGTGATGTTGCTTATTATCTTGAGTCACGGTTATTCAATATCACATCTCATTTGCTTGTTTTCCTTCCCTTCCCTTCTCTTTTTAGTTTTATACAAGTTGCTGCTAGATATCgatttccttcctttccatgtTGCTACTATCTAGGGAAATTAATCACCTAATGTAGGATAAGGTAAGAGTTATGTTAGTATGATATGAAGTTGCAGTGCAAAATTGAGGACTATACAATGATGAGTAGACGATTATTTTGTGTTGTGAATTGTTGCAGGTAGTCCAAAAGACTGCTGCTACATTTGCACCAAGGGCTTCGACTGCAAGCAAAAACCCTGCTGTACCAGGCAGCGTTTTATACACGGTGTTTGAGGTTCAAGGCTACGTATCTCTGCTGCTAGGAGGCGCTCTCTCCTTCAATCTCATCTTCCCATCGAACGAGCCTGATCTATGGAGGCTCATGGGCATGTGGTCCATATGGATGTTCAGTAAGTACTTCACATTTCTCACTTTCACTTAGTGCTGCTACTTTGTTTCTGATTTTGCTGTTCTTAGCCATTCCTTCCCTTCGTGCACGGGACTGCTCCAAGAACGAGAAAGAAGCTCTTAACTATCTCTTCCTCCTCGTTCCATTGCTCAACGTCACCATCCCATTCTTCTTGAAATCATTCGCAGTCGTTTGGTCTGCAGACGTCGTGGCCTTCTTTGGGATGTACGCTTGGAaggtatttcattttattacatCTCTCGTGCCAATTGTCACACGCCCTCCTTAACATGTATCTTTCGTCGTGCAGCTCGGGTGGTTTTCGCAGAGAGAGTAGAATTCTACACCTTCTTCATTCATAAGCAGCTTGCCTTGTGGAAATATGTACAGAAATTCAAGATTATCATAATGTGGAGCATAGAGGTATTCTTGCCTTGATAGGTGTTGAACAAATTGTGGAAAATAGAGGTGCTCAAATTCTTGTTGCATCAACATATATGTACCTTCAAAAGTATTTTTGTTCATTCAATCAATCGTAAATTTATACTGCTCGGGCAACCAATTTTACATACCATGTATGCATCAATGTTATGTCTAAATCGTAAATGTTTTTGTTAGTTCGAACTGCACACGCTTCCAAAAGGTCAAACACATACATACTTCACACAATGaattgcaaaataaatgaaaGTTAGTTGGGTAACTAATCCAACATTAAATGAGTAATTCAATAATGTGTTTAATCTATTGTATGCAAAATGATACAAATAATGTGTTTAAGCTATTGATAAAGCTTATAAATAGATATATCCAtcaaataaattatctaataaaaataatgaattaataaattttttaaaataataaattatcaaataaatggGATGACATATTATCCACGATTTGAATAGGGCATGTACTATAACATCAATATGATCTTTTTCTTGGTAATATTAATTTCTTCATTGATTTGAATTTAGGCCGGATTGTGAAAGTCGGCTCACATTTAATTGACCAAGTATTATTTGCATTAAAATGTATACATTGAAGCGGATTGATCGATCCTTCATTAATCTaagattataaatttaattttcgttTGCTTCTACACTCAGCTTGAAAAGAGAGACAAATTTTGATCAAACCGTCAAAAACATGTCCCGCCGCCGATGGTATATTTTCTTGTCTGCCCTTTTATTGGCCGCCGCCCCGGCCCAGGCCTCGCGTCGTGCAGCCGACGGCaagttttttaattattcttttgTCTTCAGCTGCGTTTTTCGTTGGATTATTTTGACAAATACATGGTGTGcctaattatttttgttgtatTTCCATCTGGAAAATTAGGGTTACCCATCGTGAGGAACATCAGTGAGATGGGAGAAGATAGCTACGGTCTTCCTGGTTTGTCTCACATCACCATAGCTGGTTCAATCATGCACGGTTTTAAAGAGGTGAGatcatattaatttataaatggtGTTTCGTTTACTATTTCAACTTCTATAGTCACCATATATTTAGATAAAATCAAAtagtattttattaataatataatgtCAACTTAATCTAGTTGATTGTTTCACTTTTGGAACCTTCCGAATTTAGCTTTCAGCATTGCAACAGAAAAGTGTTtagcaattttggaaaattaaGAGTGTGTAGCAGCATTTAGTTAAAGTTATTGTTTGATAGCAATtgtatttatagaagaaaaaagaattgAGTGTGTGTTGTATAGGTTGAAGTGTGGCATCAAACACTTGGTCCAGGAGCAGGAACACCAATCCACAGGCATTCATGTGAGGAAATATTTGTGGTTTTAGAGGGCAGTGGCACTCTTTATCTTGCCTCTAATTCACATCTCAAACATCCCGGCACCCCTCAACACTTGCCTTTTTCCTCAAACTCGACGTTTCACATCCCGGTTGACAACGCCCATCAGGTACCTATGACGTGCATCGATGTAACAAAACACGAGACAGATGAAACTATCTCATGTCTGTTTGCACCACAGGTCGTCAACACAAACGAGCATCAAGATTTGAAGTTTCTAGTTGTCATAAGTAGGCCGCCAATGAAACTGTAAGCtacctctctctatctctctctctctctctcagtaaAACCACAATGTAACAAATTGTTTGAGTTCAGGTTCGTGTATGACGACTGGTTCATGCCACACACTGCTGCCAAATTGCTATCCCCTATTTTTTGGGACCAAGGGAGTTATCAGACACCTCAAGAGAACGATGAGCTCTAATATTCCAAGGTCCAGCATTCAACTGTAGCTAGTCTTGCAAGAAATTTGAGCTTCTCTCATTTCTACAAATATGTTTCAGTTTGGCAACTTTGCGTCCCCTTATTAGGGTAGAGATGCACAAGTTCATGTGTAATAATCAGTTGAAAATTGGCATTCCTATCAActcaaataaaatttgactGTGTTTTACAAAAGTGACGTTTCCAGAATTAGTTTTACAAAATGGCTTCTATCAATATCTTGTCTTTTACAATTCAACATGTGAAAAAAAAACTTACAGGCTCTTCTACTTTATATATCATCTCCTTTTTGTCGACAAGCTACGACGTTCAGCTTCTTTCTCAGCAACGATGACATAGAATTCTGCACCAAGCATCTCATGCACATCGAGATTCATAGACCTACTCAATTCAACAATTTCTGTGATAATCTCTACTGTAATCGTGAAGCCTAAAGTAGACAACACTCGGATGGCATTAGCCGATCTGCATATATTTTGCCTCGTGTCTGGTGGAGTGTGTGTTTCTTCTACTTCTTCATCGCCCACTGTGTTCCACGACTTCGCTTTTTGTTGCTCAGATTTATCTGATAGATCCTCCATCATATCATCTCGCACTTCAACATGTTCGCCAACCCAAACGAATCCATTACAACCCAGTATGAGGTCGATTCCATATTGCTCTAGATGGTGAAAATGCTGCTTTCGCTTCTTAACTAGATAAGGGGGGTATCGTAAGCA is a window encoding:
- the LOC131000613 gene encoding auxin-binding protein T85-like, yielding MSRRRWYIFLSALLLAAAPAQASRRAADGLPIVRNISEMGEDSYGLPGLSHITIAGSIMHGFKEVEVWHQTLGPGAGTPIHRHSCEEIFVVLEGSGTLYLASNSHLKHPGTPQHLPFSSNSTFHIPVDNAHQVVNTNEHQDLKFLVVISRPPMKLFVYDDWFMPHTAAKLLSPIFWDQGSYQTPQENDEL
- the LOC131000607 gene encoding protein RESISTANCE TO PHYTOPHTHORA 1, chloroplastic, encoding MTALTSSSLFDSQILRFSSSSFSHPRNSSIKIRFPIKITRIRASSNELHIKTDQESEEDVQQPDNDEGTQKGSKNSSGTTSALDKDLKKVVQKTAATFAPRASTASKNPAVPGSVLYTVFEVQGYVSLLLGGALSFNLIFPSNEPDLWRLMGMWSIWMFTIPSLRARDCSKNEKEALNYLFLLVPLLNVTIPFFLKSFAVVWSADVVAFFGMYAWKLGWFSQRE